In Desulfosudis oleivorans Hxd3, the DNA window GTGTGTGGCCAGCGGTATGGCCAGGGGCATCGACACCGCGGCCCACACCGGGGCACTGGACAACAACGGCCTGACATACGCCGTTCTGGGCAGCGGCCTGTGCCGCATCTATCCGCCGGAGAACATGGAACTGGCCCGGCGCATCGCCGGGCAGGGGGCCGTGATATCAGAGTTCCCTCTTTTTGCCGAGCCCGACGCCCACCACTTTCCCCTGCGCAACCGGTTGATCAGCGGCCTCTCCCTGGGCACCATCGTGGTGGAGGCGGCGGCCCGAAGCGGGTCCCTGATCACGGCCCGGCTGGCCATGGAGCAGGGCCGGGAGGTATTTGCCGTGCCCGGCAGCATCACCTCCTTTAAAAGCACCGGTGCCCACGGCCTGCTCAAACAGGGGGCGATCCTGGTGGAAAAGGCATCGGACGTGATCGCCGAGATATCTCCCCGGCTTGCCGCCGGCCCCGCAACCGCCCCGGCGGCGTCGGACCGGGCCGATGAAAACAAACACGCCGGAAAACCGACCCCCGGCCTTGACACGGATGAGGTACGGGTGTTACAAACCCTTGAACCTTACCCGGTGCATATTGACGAAATCGCCCAGAAGGCGGCCATGGCGCCGGGAAAAACAGCAGGCATCCTGCTGCAACTGGAACTCAAAGGGTTTGTAACCCAGGAACCGGGAAAACGGTTCCTTATTAACCCGGATGTTGCACGAGCCGATTTGGTCGCAGATGCAAGGCGCGAGACATGAAGCTGTAGTGAATCTACCGCGAATGTCACGCAACACAGCAGCTGCGGTCAAGGCGGCTCGCCCGAAGGGTAAAATTTTTAGACATAAGAATTGGTACCACATGCCTCAAATCGCCCATGACAGTTTGTATGCTTGAAAACTGCGGGGTTCTTCTCCAACACATTGTTTGTATATAGAAACTTATAAATACCGAAAAATTTTATGAAATATTCGGGTTAAAGGGGATTACAGTGAATAAACCGGTTATCATTGTCGAGTCACCGACAAAGGTCAAAACCATTACAAAATATACGGGAAACGCCTACAGCGTCACCGCCACTTCCGGTCACCTGAGGGATCTGCCGCCCCATGAGCTGGGCATTGATATCGACAACGGGTTTGCCCCCGACTATGTCAACATCAAAGGCAAGCAGAAGGTAATCAAGGCCTTGAAAAGCGCCGTGGGGGACGCCGACGATATCTACCTGGCCCCGGACCCGGACCGGGAAGGCGAGGCCATCGCTTTTCACGTGGCCGACCTGCTCAAGAAAAAGGGGCGCCGGTTTCACCGGGTGATGTTTCACGAACTCACCAAAACAGGCATTCAAAAGGGGCTGACCGAGCCCACGGAGCTCAACCGGAACCGGTACGATGCCCAGCAGGCCCGGCGCATTCTGGACCGGCTGGTGGGGTACCAGATATCCCCGCTCTTGTGGCGCAAGGTACGAAACGGCCTGAGCGCCGGCCGTGTCCAGTCTGTTGCCGTGCGCATCATCTGCGACCGGGAACGGGAGATTTTCGCCTTTGATCCCCAGGAGTACTGGTCGATCACCGCTGCCCTGGAAGGGGCCAATCCGCCCCGGTTCGAAGCAAAGCTGGTCAAAAAAGGGACAAAAAACATCACCATCGGCAACCAGGCCGAGGCCGACCGGATCGTTGACGAACTGTCCCGTCAGGCCTTTACCGTTGACAAAATCGTTCAGAAAACGATCAAGCGAAACCCCCAGCCGCCCTTTACCACCAGCAAGCTGCAACAGGAGGCCATTCGCAAGCTGGGATTTACCGCAAAAAAAACCATGGCCGTGGCCCAGGAGCTCTATGAAGGCATCGACCTGGGACCCGGGGAACCCGTGGGCCTGATCACCTACATGCGTACCGACTCCACCCGTATCGCCCCGGAAGCGGCCCACGAGGCCCTGGCCCATATCCGCTCCGTGTTCGGCAATGACTACGCGCCGGACCGGCCCCGGTTTTTTGCCAACAAAAACAAGGTCCAGGACGCCCATGAAGCCATTCGGCCCACCGGGATATCCTACACGCCGGAGAGTGTCAAGCGGTACCTGTCCAAAGATCAGCTGACCCTTTATACCCTGATATGGAAACGATTTGTGGCCTCCCAGATGAGCGAGGCCCAGATCGACCAGAAGACCATCACCATTGCCGCCGGCGACTACCTGCTGTCGGTCAGCGGCTCCACAGTTCGCTTCCCCGGATTCATGGCCCTTTATCAACCCGAGGAGGACAAAAACGGCGCACCGGACAAAGATAAAGGGGACAAGCTGCCGCAGCTTGATGAAAAAGAGGTCCTTAAGCTCATCGAACTGGATCCGAAGCAGCACTTCACCACTCCTCCCCCGCGCTTTTCAGAAGCATCCCTGGTCAAAGAGCTGGAAGAAAACGGCATCGGCCGGCCCAGTACGTATGCCACCATCCTCTCCACCATTCGGGACAAGGGCTACGTGGACCTGATCAACAAGGCGTTCCGGCCCACGGAACTGGGATTTATCGTCAACGACCTTCTGGTGGAAAACTTTCCCACCATTTTAGACATCGAATTTACCGCCAACATGGAAAACGACCTGGACCGCATTGAATCCGACCAGCTTCAGGCCGTCCGCCTGCTGGAGCGGTTCTACGGTCCCTTTTCCCAGCGGATTGAGGCCGCCAAAGACCGAATGCGCAGCGTCAAGGGCGTGGGCATGGACACCGGGCTTTCCTGCCCGGAGTGCGGCAAGGAACTCAAGATCAAACTGGGCAAGAACGGCCCGTTTCTGGCCTGCTCCGGGTATCCGGACTGCAAATTTTCCCGCAACTACGCCCGCACAGACAAGGGGACCGTGGAGCCGGTGGAACCGGATCTCACCGTTGCCGAGGGAAAATCCTGCGAAAAGTGCGGCAGCCCCATGGTGGTCAAGCAGGGCCGGTACGGTGATTTTCTGGCCTGCTCGGCCTATCCGGACTGCAAGAGTACCCAGTCCCTCAACTCCGGCGCCAATGCCGCGCCCATCGGCGTCAAGTGCCCCGAACCGGGCTGCAACGGCGATATCGTGGAAAAAAAGTCAAAAAGGGGCAAGGTGTTTTACGGATGCAGCCGGTTTCCCAAATGCACATTTGCCTCCTGGGACAAGCCGGTTGACATGGCCTGCCCCGACTGCGGCGCCCCTTTTGTGGTGGAAAAAACCACTAAAAAGGAGGGCACGGTACTGACCTGCGCCAGCGAGGGGTGCGGTTTTCGGCAAAGGACATAGGATGCGGCCCCACCCTTCATTATGACCCAACCCACAAAAAAATGGCGATTCCGGACACCGGCGTTTCTTCAGAACGCCTTTGCCGATATTCGCTTTTCCTCGGACATCTCCCGGTACCTGATCCAGATTCTCTTTGCCGTGCTGGTGGGGTCGCTGGCCGGCATCGGCGCCATCTTCTTTCACTATGTCGTCGAAGAGATGCGGCTGCTGTTTTCCCCGGACCGGTTTGACCTCCTGTGGCCCGGCATTCTTCACCCCATCATGCTGGTGCCCGTCGCGGGCGCCCTGGTCCTGGCCGTTGCCACGGTGCGGTTTCCGAAAACCGCCGGAGAACGGGGGGTGGAGAGCGTCATCAAGGCCCTGATCATCAAAAACGGCGTCATCCCTTTAAAAACCACACTGTTTCACATGTTTGCCGCCATCATGACCATCGGCACCGGGGCCCCCCTCGGCCCCGAAGGCCCGGCCGCCAAGATCGGCAGCGGCATGGGATCGGCCCTTTCCCAGTGGTTCGGGCTCAACCGGGAAAACATCAAAATCTACACCGCTGCCGGGGCCGGGGCCGCCATATCCGCGGTTTTCAACGCCCCCATTGCCGGCGTCTTTTTCGCCATTGAGGTGGTGCTGTTAAATGACCTGAAAAACGAGGCCTTAAGCTTTCTGATCATCGCCTCCATCGTGGCCGACATCCTTTCCAGGGCGGTTCTGGGCAACGATGTCATCTTCACGATTCCGCACTACGCCCCCATCCATTTTGCCCATCTGCCCTGGTTCCTGTTGCTGGCCGTATGCTGCGGCGCCATGTCGCTTTTTTACTTCGGCACGTCCAAAACCGTCAAGCACCTGTTCGACCGGCTGCCGGGCAACCAAAACCCCTTTGTCCGCCTGTTGCCCGTGGCCGTTGTCTTCGGCCTGGTGCTGCTGCACTTTAACGAGCTGTTCGGCATCGGGTATACCACCATGAACGCGGTGCTCAACAACGCCTTTGCCCCGGTCGTGGTACTCTGGCTGATGCTGTTTCGCATCGTGTTTCTGGCCCTGTTTTTAAGGGCCGGGGCTTTTGGCGGCACATTCGCCCCGGCCCTGGGCATCGGCGTGATGTTTGGGTTTCTCTTTGCCACCACGGTCAATACCCTGCTGGGCACCTCCCTGGATCCGGTGGTGTTCGGCCTGGTGGGCATGGGCGGGGTCCTGGCCGGCATCAACTCGATTCCGCTGACCTCGATTCTGCTGGTGTTTGAGCTGACCCGGGACTTTCGCATCGTGCTGCCCCTGATGGCCGCCTCCATCATCTCCTATATCGTGGTGATC includes these proteins:
- the dprA gene encoding DNA-processing protein DprA; this translates as MENLTPWFTLKSVPGVGNLLFKRLIDRFGSPEKVLSAARSDLLGVQGISDTLASAIRAHKTPDNIEKVLETCARKAISIVPLTDPGYPALLREIHDPPPYLYVWGKLVPDAGCISIVGSRSPTRYGLSMATQLSGELAAMGLCVASGMARGIDTAAHTGALDNNGLTYAVLGSGLCRIYPPENMELARRIAGQGAVISEFPLFAEPDAHHFPLRNRLISGLSLGTIVVEAAARSGSLITARLAMEQGREVFAVPGSITSFKSTGAHGLLKQGAILVEKASDVIAEISPRLAAGPATAPAASDRADENKHAGKPTPGLDTDEVRVLQTLEPYPVHIDEIAQKAAMAPGKTAGILLQLELKGFVTQEPGKRFLINPDVARADLVADARRET
- the topA gene encoding type I DNA topoisomerase, translated to MNKPVIIVESPTKVKTITKYTGNAYSVTATSGHLRDLPPHELGIDIDNGFAPDYVNIKGKQKVIKALKSAVGDADDIYLAPDPDREGEAIAFHVADLLKKKGRRFHRVMFHELTKTGIQKGLTEPTELNRNRYDAQQARRILDRLVGYQISPLLWRKVRNGLSAGRVQSVAVRIICDREREIFAFDPQEYWSITAALEGANPPRFEAKLVKKGTKNITIGNQAEADRIVDELSRQAFTVDKIVQKTIKRNPQPPFTTSKLQQEAIRKLGFTAKKTMAVAQELYEGIDLGPGEPVGLITYMRTDSTRIAPEAAHEALAHIRSVFGNDYAPDRPRFFANKNKVQDAHEAIRPTGISYTPESVKRYLSKDQLTLYTLIWKRFVASQMSEAQIDQKTITIAAGDYLLSVSGSTVRFPGFMALYQPEEDKNGAPDKDKGDKLPQLDEKEVLKLIELDPKQHFTTPPPRFSEASLVKELEENGIGRPSTYATILSTIRDKGYVDLINKAFRPTELGFIVNDLLVENFPTILDIEFTANMENDLDRIESDQLQAVRLLERFYGPFSQRIEAAKDRMRSVKGVGMDTGLSCPECGKELKIKLGKNGPFLACSGYPDCKFSRNYARTDKGTVEPVEPDLTVAEGKSCEKCGSPMVVKQGRYGDFLACSAYPDCKSTQSLNSGANAAPIGVKCPEPGCNGDIVEKKSKRGKVFYGCSRFPKCTFASWDKPVDMACPDCGAPFVVEKTTKKEGTVLTCASEGCGFRQRT
- a CDS encoding chloride channel protein, with the translated sequence MTQPTKKWRFRTPAFLQNAFADIRFSSDISRYLIQILFAVLVGSLAGIGAIFFHYVVEEMRLLFSPDRFDLLWPGILHPIMLVPVAGALVLAVATVRFPKTAGERGVESVIKALIIKNGVIPLKTTLFHMFAAIMTIGTGAPLGPEGPAAKIGSGMGSALSQWFGLNRENIKIYTAAGAGAAISAVFNAPIAGVFFAIEVVLLNDLKNEALSFLIIASIVADILSRAVLGNDVIFTIPHYAPIHFAHLPWFLLLAVCCGAMSLFYFGTSKTVKHLFDRLPGNQNPFVRLLPVAVVFGLVLLHFNELFGIGYTTMNAVLNNAFAPVVVLWLMLFRIVFLALFLRAGAFGGTFAPALGIGVMFGFLFATTVNTLLGTSLDPVVFGLVGMGGVLAGINSIPLTSILLVFELTRDFRIVLPLMAASIISYIVVIYVNKRTVYAHALLKEGIDVDAMRDVDLLGKIKVGQLMVTDVETVSYRMPFNRLLQRLLRSAYGELCVVDDDNRLLGVIPLKGVRQALITHELVDLLIAGDLVVPVPPVTETDPVSMALKNIKKYDIENIPVVKNSAPGELVGILRHQDILHAYNAMLEEWETHKFLATYRRHG